AGGTTATATTTATCTTTATGTGAATTTCTCAACCTCATACATAATTAATAAATTAAATATTGAAGATTATCTCAAAGGGGTTGTTCCATCTGAAATGCCCGCAAGTTTTAATATTGAAGCACTTAAAGCACAAGCAGTTGCAGCAAGAACATATGCTTTATCAAGGATAAAAGAAAAAAATATTTATGATGTTACTGCTACACCATTAACTCAAGCTTATCTTGGAGTTGATAAAGAAAATGAGAAAACAACTCTTGCGGTTGAAACAACTAAAAATGAAGTTATTACCTTTGATGGAAAAATAATAGAGGCACTTTATCATTCTACATCTGGTGGTTATACAGAAAATAATGAAAATGTATGGTTTTCAACACCTTACCCATATTTAAGAGGAGTTGAGAGTCCATATGAAGATAAATCACCACATTACAGTTGGACTCAAACTTTTACAAATTATAGAATTCAAATGTTATTCAAAAAATATTTTAAACAAAACAATCTTTATGATATAGGAGAAATTATTGGATTTGAAGTAATAAAAAGAGGAGTTTCTCCGAGAGTTGTTGAAATAAAAGTTATAGGTATGTATGAAGATTTGATTTTAACAGGGCCGCAATTTCAATCTATATTAGGCCTCAAAAGCACTTGGTTTGATTTTGAATTTAAAGTTTATAGATTCAATCACCTATATTCAATTGTAAATATGGTTGATAAATTACCTCTTTTTAAAAGTAGTTTTGATGGATTAGTTAAAAAATTTGAAGATTTTGAATATAATATCCAAGATATTAGAAGAAGATGGGATATAGTTGTTTTTAAAGGAAAGGGTTGGGGACATGGAGTTGGTATGAGTCAATGGGGAGCTCAAGGTTTTGCAGAAAATGGTTTGAATTATATTAACATATTAAAACATTATTATACTGGCACAAATGTAGTAAAATTAGAGAATGGAAATTGATTTATTTGATTATGAGCTTCCGAAGGAACTTATTGCTCAAGAACCATTAAAAGAAAGAGATAAAGCAAGATTGCTTGTTTTATATAAAGATAGTGGAAAAATAGAACATAAATTTTTTTATGAACTTCCAAATTTATTAGAAGAGGGAGATCTTCTTGTTTTAAATGACACAAAGGTTATAAAAGCAAAAATTAGTTTAACACTTGATACTGGTGGTAAAATTGACGCACTTTTTCTTAAAGGCTCGAAAAATTACATAGAAATCAAAGCAAAAAGGGCAAAAAAATTAAAAGAGGGAAGAGAAGTATATTTTAAAGATGGAACAAAAGGGTTAGTTAAAAAAATTTTAGAAGAGGGGAAAAGAGTTCTCGAAATTCCTGAAATTGATGACTACATCTCTTTTATCGAAAAAATAGGTGAAGTTCCTTTACCTCCATATATTAAAAATAAAAATATTAAAGAAGAAGATTATCAAACAGTTTATGGAAAATATTTAGGTTCAATTGCAGCTCCAACTGCTGGTCTACATTTCACAGATAATTTAATTCAGAAGTTAAAGGAAAATAAAATAAAAATTGAATATGTAACTTTGCATGTAAGTACTCCAACTTTTGAACCACTAAAGGGAAAAAGATTAGATGAAATTAAACTTGGTGAAGAATGGATTGAGGTTAGCGAGAGAGTTTTAAATGAAATTAAAAATACAAAAATGAATAATAAAAGAGTTATTGCTGTTGGAACAACAGTTGTTAGAACTCTTGAGACAGTTTCAAGAATGGAAGGTATAAAGGAATATAAAGGAACAACTAATTTATTTATTAAACCTCCTTTTGAATTTAAATTTGTTGAC
The sequence above is drawn from the Caldisericia bacterium genome and encodes:
- a CDS encoding SpoIID/LytB domain-containing protein — its product is MKKILILTIIFIFLSLNKIYALNVDIRVLLFQNPIYLEFGDKITLKYNSFEIFNESKIYYIEKDLNTFRVRVGIFISINDALKYYDYLKEKIQGKEFFINFENGKYALEIGDFKSNEERETFKLINKLYLIFMENVDISGFYIFFGSERLKIQLKKNELNGIIFEIYPQNDFVKVNNRKYRGYIYLYVNFSTSYIINKLNIEDYLKGVVPSEMPASFNIEALKAQAVAARTYALSRIKEKNIYDVTATPLTQAYLGVDKENEKTTLAVETTKNEVITFDGKIIEALYHSTSGGYTENNENVWFSTPYPYLRGVESPYEDKSPHYSWTQTFTNYRIQMLFKKYFKQNNLYDIGEIIGFEVIKRGVSPRVVEIKVIGMYEDLILTGPQFQSILGLKSTWFDFEFKVYRFNHLYSIVNMVDKLPLFKSSFDGLVKKFEDFEYNIQDIRRRWDIVVFKGKGWGHGVGMSQWGAQGFAENGLNYINILKHYYTGTNVVKLENGN
- the queA gene encoding tRNA preQ1(34) S-adenosylmethionine ribosyltransferase-isomerase QueA — encoded protein: MEIDLFDYELPKELIAQEPLKERDKARLLVLYKDSGKIEHKFFYELPNLLEEGDLLVLNDTKVIKAKISLTLDTGGKIDALFLKGSKNYIEIKAKRAKKLKEGREVYFKDGTKGLVKKILEEGKRVLEIPEIDDYISFIEKIGEVPLPPYIKNKNIKEEDYQTVYGKYLGSIAAPTAGLHFTDNLIQKLKENKIKIEYVTLHVSTPTFEPLKGKRLDEIKLGEEWIEVSERVLNEIKNTKMNNKRVIAVGTTVVRTLETVSRMEGIKEYKGTTNLFIKPPFEFKFVDSMITNFHLPRTSLLVLVCAFGGIENVLNAYKIAVKERYRFYSFGDAMLII